The nucleotide window TAACTAAATTGCCCCAGTAATATTTGGGGGGCTGATAGCGttgtgttttatatgttttaaaggaatttgattttttttttttacacaaataggCTCGTGGAtgtcaagaaataaataaaacatggtcCAATGTCAGGCTCCTCAATATTTCACCACGAGGTGGCGCTACCGTCATAGAAATCTTGCATGGGCGGCAAGACGGGTGATAAATGCATGCAATTTATTATAGCcatgaaattttaattatttgttttctctaAAGTTTAGCCAGAGTATTCTTCTATAATAGTTTCCCTCTTAGGTGGTGTTGGAAACCGTATGAATACATGAACATCTCTAATATACAGTCTCTGTAATGACCTGCATTATTACTGACCGCAGACCACAAGGTGAACATAAAACTCCAAGACTACTATAGTTCATTTAATTTGACTGAGTAGACTAAAGACAAAAAATATGACAAAAGGCAATTATCAATTCCATTAgacaactaataaaaaaatagcacAATGACAACAAGAGACTAAGACTAAACAGCAGATCCAGACCCAAAGATGTAAAGAGGTAGCCAATGTATCCTGCTTGTGGAGTAGATCAAGAAGACTATGAATAAAGAGCGAAACAGGAATGAGTCATGAGTGGAACAAACAGCTTTCACTAtgaaaataatattcatataatatttttaattattattatttataatatatttgtattaagtTAAACATTTTCTCCAGGCTGGTTTAAAATTGCATGTAGTCAGAAAGTAAGCACCTGTGCTGTTAAACAGGAGAATCACagtgtattgtattgtttatgtTGGGTTGctaccaaacacaaatgtgtcACAGCTTTACCACCTTGATGACAAACTCTTGTAAACCCTGTTATGCTGTCAGCATACTGTAGATATGTGTGAGCAAGCATTCCCTGCAGGCATTTCATATTGAATAACATGCACACCGTTTAAGAGGCAGGCCTACGTGCTGCATGTATGATGACTCCCTATATAGACTGATAATGGTTAAATCTTCCTCTCAAAAGCATATTTTCCACACACTTTGCTAAGTCAGTCCCTACATAGATAAAAAGTGTTTGCGCGTGACTCACAGGACTCTCACCTCAGCAGAGAGAGTGGGAAATGCGATGACTCTTAAACTGGATGGAGGTTATTAAGCCTGAAGAATGGCACACATTATCACTCTCTGCAGGAGCGCGAGTCGCCTCACTTTTTCCCACAGTAACACAATATGAATACAGTATAAAATTACTCTCATGAGTCTCGTTACGGAATGTCCTTGTTTTTCTTGTATATCAGCAACATTTCTTCTTACCCATCTGACCCGACTGAAGCAGTGCATGGAAATGAATTCTTACAGTTATAATAATTTACTCTAGAATTAAGATATGTCTTATAATAAATGAGTTTCTGATGATGCTTATGTTATTAATTGTTTCTAATAAGTAATACtgcatttatgtgtatatattgtgGATTTAGTTTGCAACTTATTAGCAAAGAATTTATTATATTCCAGTAAAACACATATGCATATGGTGGAGAAtaaattaattcagaaattacTAGATTTCACAATTAAATATACTAAATGGCCATAATACACTGacttaaatgactttttttttcttttttttttttttttaagtagaaagggagaaaaatattttcttgtaaaactaaCTTCATTAATCTTTATTTACgattatgaattattataattgttttcattattttacagtgagcggacaaatacttttaattattgtttgttttttttaagcaagaaGGAAATTCTTTCTGTGAGTGAGCAGATTTTATAGAGGTGTGAAAATTCCTCTGGAAGTGCTGAAAACATGCATTAACATACCAGTGCAAAGCCAAGGTTAGTGGACAGAGCCGTGCTCACTCATTACGTTAACAGTCCCTCAGGAAATAAATATCTATAACGCTTTCTACAGACCTCTAATAAGACGCAGGTAACAACCATTCATTACAGAGGCTCAGGCCAGAGATTTACAAATCTCAGGAAAGTGCAGTTAGGCAGGTTCCCCTTAGTTTGAAAACGGTTATTTCTTTGAGGGCGTCACAGGACGAGCAGTAAAGGCTTTGATTTATTCTTGGCGGCTGATAATTGCTAGTGTCTTGTCATCTGTCAAAAGGGAGAGATTTGGACGGTCCGAGGTGCAGACTTCATGCTCTCTCTGTGAGGCCATAAATCTCTCAGGGGCCCCTTATAAATCACAGATTGCAGAGAGGAGTGCTGATCTCTTCCTGAGACTGATTATTCCATAAAACAAAAtgactataaaaatatttattttgaaataattattttgttgctaatgcataaattaaaagtGGTACAcctcaaaccaaaacaaaaatcaGAACAAGCAATAGAAAACTATGCAAATTACTTAatgtcaaaaaatattattttcaaggCCATTATAGTTAAAAACACACAATTAGTCATAAATGGAAATACTTgcactttttgtgtgttttttggtaattttatagattgttttatttaaaactttgatATTTATTTCCAAATATTATTAGACccagttttacaagaaaataccatttcagttTTTCGGCTTTTTCaagatttcacatttaatttaatgttaattgctatttcttattatttgtgaaatttaatagcaatttctgagtgaaaactgtttctacacacacacacacacacacacacacacaatattaagTGTTTAATATAAAagtttgcttatatatatatatatatatatatatatatatatatatataaataaaattatcattatacaattttgttgtgtttaaaaaatgtctttatgtctattatttctgatctgtATTATATCTggcaaataaaacaatatatataaaaatagattcATCAAGAcagttagcaaaaaaaaaaaatacatgttcaTTGCATCACAACTGcaggaaacaattttttttttaaatgaaataaacttacatactttaaatataatgtaagtaATGATTTGCTTCATATTTAAAGTAATcatcttttttaatgtaataataatcatatacattttatttagtatttgcTCTCATATTTCTAGAGCACAATTTCCTGCATTTCCTTTCAGCTATTAATGACAAACGATGCTCACACTGCATACGCTCGATACAAAATGAGCTTTTTTCTCATGGTTGAAAAGACAAACAGTCTAAAAGTAACAGCACTCTCACTGTAAACTGTCCAACTGTGTAATTGTTTTAGGGTATGGCGTCAATCAGCCTAGACAGCCCCCATAAAAGAGAAGCAGAGGAAGAGGCCTGACctctcattctgtctgtctctctgcccTACACTAATCCAGCACACATGACAGAGGACAAGATGCCCCAAAGTGATTCATTTATCAATTATCATTATTAAGACCAAATAATCACAAGGAAAAGCACATTTTTGGAGACATTACACAACACAGACTGGGAGGATGACAGCTATCCTTGGTATGGAGAGCTGTCAACAATGCTTTAGTACTGAACTATTGACTGAACTATTGGATTAGAGAGCATGGTGAAGCAGGACATGATCAGGCTGCGGGCAGTGAAAGGACAGAGATCCATACAGATATAGACTAGATTCCCCATTGCACAACCTGAAACATGAGCATCATGCAATCTgtcaaaaacaaaccaaacaaaagtaTGCGCTCCCCCTGTCAGTGTTAAACAGTGTGTAGGGTGTACTACTGAAGCCATGTTATAATTGTCAAATACCTGCTCTCCTTTTGTGGGCTTTGAAGTCCGAGTGTCTTTCTGTTCTTATCCTCGGGTGCTGTTCGGGCTTGATTTATTGTTTGTTACAAAGACACTCAAATTATACGGCCCACAAGGCCCAGCACCAACACAGCACCAAGATGCCATTGCTGGAGATGATAATTGTATCTGTGGACAAATGTAAATAATGGATCGCAAGTCCTTCACACATGAGAGGAAATCCACAAAATACTAGCTATTTGATAAATGTACAATTTGTCATGAGCACTAACAGACAAATTTAGATTGAACTCCCTGTGTGATTAATCACAAGTGCAGGACTCTACTATGAGACACTGCCCTTGAAGACTAGCACAGTTCAGTCATTATCACTAAGTGCTGAAATGATTCTTAaccgtttgttttttttttttacccgtttTAAAATTTAGTGTCATAAAATGAACAACAAATGGAATGGACATACAAAACTAAAtcaaacatacattttacattcTAATTAATGCTTATTACATCATTAGTATATGTATATTTTCCTgacatttatgtattcatttacataaacacacacatatataatgctGCATATATGaattacagtatatacatataaacaatcatatacaataaaaaatgcataacaaataaaacaactttatttatacCGTAAATATAAAAAgtctaatttaataatataattatatcattTATATGATGAAATATCCCTGACATTACAAATCCACTAAAAGCTCTCAACCCAGGTggttaaatatagttttttttaaaagacaggaaaaagtaaagaaaagtgAAGAATCTATAATCATACAGTTTAAGATGCCAGTTGGTCATATTTTTTCCCCTTTGTGCCTGTACTTTCTCTGTCTGGGTCTTGCCACAGTTCAAGGTCAGCTTGCCCTCCTTCAAAGGTGCCAAAAGCTCATTCCTTATCTCTGATGATGGTGAATGATATGATGTAATGCTTTCACTTTTTCCACAGTTTATGAGATGTACAAATCTAACACACTCattgtctgtgtttttatttttctatgtcTGAGTTGTACTATTCCATGGCCTATACGTGGTTGTGTGGATTTTGCAGCAGGAGGCGTGTCTGGGGAGGGAGCAGCTGAATTTGCCTTGGGGAGCTCATAAACACCAGCATTTCTCATAGGTGACTGTACCATGTGACTCTCAAACGAGCTGCTTTAAAAAGTGGCCTGACCTGTTGGGAAACATCACAGGTAATCACAGGTCGTGTGTGAAAGCGTGTCAGCATAGGAGATCGATGACACTGGAAACAGTCTGCGGGTTCTCCATGGCGAGCAGAGGCAGCTTCACCAGCTCCGAGTTCTCAGAGGAGGAAATGGATGGGAGTCTTCAAGGGTCAGAGGAGCTGGACAGCAGTGACAGCGGCAGCTCGACGAATTGTTACCCCAACAGCGCCCTAAACGAGCCAGAAGAGAGACAGAGCAAGAAACGCAGCAGGCCGGTGCGCTCCAAAGCACGGAGAGTGGCGGCCAACGTGAGAGAGAGGAAACGCATCACAGATTATAACCAGGCCTTCAACGCACTCCGGGTGGCTCTGCATCACGACCTGAGCGGAAAGCGGCTGTCGAAGATCGCTACGCTCCAGAGGGCCATCGGTCGGATCTCTGCTTTGTCAGTCTTCCTCACTAACAACCCACCAGCAAGTGTGGTGAAATCCTGCAGCCACAATGAGTGTCACGGTCAGCCGGGTGGTTTGTGGCAGGAGCCGTCGCCGTCAGCTCCTGTCCGCCTCGAATCCCAGAGCTTCCTATCCTGGCACCAGCCGCTCAGCCATCATATACAGAACCCCTTGCACAGATTGTCTTCAGAGCAACATGCTTTCACGGGCCCCACTTGTCCGCCGTCCCCTCACTACCCGTGTTTCTCTCCTGACACCCAGGTTTACCCTTCTAGCGATATGGCAAGCTCATCAAGGTATGGACGGATAAGTGATGTTGGAGCATATCAGCCAGGAGTTTGGGGCTCTTGTGGCCCAAATCATATGGACAGTTATGGGGAACCAGCGCAGACGCTCCCTCTGTCCTGGCACATGGGGTACCTACAGGACGCTGGACCCCAGCACTGCTACAGCACACTGTGATTCACACTCATGCACCAGGACTGCTGACACTGAgagaactgaaaaaaaatcacCGCCAACACCTGTAAACATGTGCATTTCTGGTTACCGTTTGGTAACATTGTacatattttgaatgtaattacAAATAGTGTTATATGCATTAagataaatgtatatgtaatgaGCAAATTATATGCGATTTGCACAAGTATTGCATTAGTAAAGAGAGGACAAGGAATGTTTGTACAAAAGAAAATCCTCTTGTGCATTTAGATGATTGCATTTCAACtctaataaaatatgcaaaacagTAACACTCTGACTCATCTTCATGCCAAAGTTAACATTTAGAGAAAATTTCTGTTTACAAT belongs to Carassius gibelio isolate Cgi1373 ecotype wild population from Czech Republic chromosome B10, carGib1.2-hapl.c, whole genome shotgun sequence and includes:
- the bhlha9 gene encoding class A basic helix-loop-helix protein 9, giving the protein MTLETVCGFSMASRGSFTSSEFSEEEMDGSLQGSEELDSSDSGSSTNCYPNSALNEPEERQSKKRSRPVRSKARRVAANVRERKRITDYNQAFNALRVALHHDLSGKRLSKIATLQRAIGRISALSVFLTNNPPASVVKSCSHNECHGQPGGLWQEPSPSAPVRLESQSFLSWHQPLSHHIQNPLHRLSSEQHAFTGPTCPPSPHYPCFSPDTQVYPSSDMASSSRYGRISDVGAYQPGVWGSCGPNHMDSYGEPAQTLPLSWHMGYLQDAGPQHCYSTL